From the Actinopolymorpha singaporensis genome, the window GAGTCGAGGAACAACACGTCGAGGCCCGCGTCGGGTAGCTCGGCCAGGACGGCGCCACCGTCGGCGGTCCTGAGTTCGACGGTCGCGGCCAGCCCGGCGGCCTCCAGGTTGGTGCGCGCCTGCGCCTGCACGGAGGCGTCGACGTCCACGCTCAGCAACCGGCCGTTTCGCCGGGCCAGCGCGGAGGCGAACCAGATCGCGGAGTATCCGTTCGACGTGCCGATCTCCGCCATCGAGGTGGCGCCCATCGACTGGAGCACCACGGACAGCAGGGTGGCTGCCTCGGGCTCGAGATTGCGGCGGCGGAGCAGTCGGTCCTCCTGCGCGGCGTCGTGGGCGAGCCCGTCCCGGTAGAGGGCGTCGAGCAGTTGCCTGGTGTCTGTGCCGGCGTCGGTGCCGGCGTTGGTGCCGGCGTGTGTATCCGCGTTGGTGTCCGACATCGCGCCATCCTCGATCTCGTCGTTCGGGGCTTTCCGACTGTCGGTGGCCAGGTCGTCCGCCCGCTTCGACAGTCCTCCGGTCAACAGTCACGTCCGGCAGGTCTCCCGTGACAGTTCGGGAGTGGCCGGGGCAGGACAGCTGTCATCGGCGGCAGCTCCGCAGCGCCGCGTCCTCCGCCCATAAGGACAGGGATCCGAACGCCGGAAGACCCGACAGTGAGCGGCCGAGGGCGCCGCATGACGCAACCGTTCACAGTTGCCACCTCGACGCCTCTCGGCGTGACTCACGTCTACTCAGGCGAAGACGTCCTGCTGGTAGCGGCCTGCCCGCTCGAGGTCGGCCAGCCACTCCTCGGCGCCCGCAGCGGCTTCGCCCGTGTTCCGGCAGAAGATCTCCAGCAGCGCCGCACGCACCGCCGGCGCCATCCGCGCTCCGTCGCCGCACACGTAGAAGTGACCGCCCTCCGCTAGCGCCGCCCACACCGCGTCGCCCTGTGCCAGCAGGGCATCCTGCACGAAGCGGTACGGATGATCGGGCACCGCCGAGTACGCCGAGTGGACGGTCACCACACCGGCCCGCTCCCACTCCGCGAA encodes:
- a CDS encoding O-methyltransferase — protein: MSDTNADTHAGTNAGTDAGTDTRQLLDALYRDGLAHDAAQEDRLLRRRNLEPEAATLLSVVLQSMGATSMAEIGTSNGYSAIWFASALARRNGRLLSVDVDASVQAQARTNLEAAGLAATVELRTADGGAVLAELPDAGLDVLFLDSERPEYPHWWPHPVRVLRPGGLLAVDNVLSHPEEVAEFRALVERSAELESTVVPVGKGLLLATRLGT